A single genomic interval of Ramlibacter sp. harbors:
- a CDS encoding fumarylacetoacetate hydrolase family protein, whose amino-acid sequence MPQGTVYGTLLNFQGEVAQWAARMSEAPYKAPPRAPVLYVKPANTWSADGAAIAVPARVPEVEVGATVAMVMGEAGAVAGYVLMNDLSVPHASFFRPPVKFKCLDGFLGIGASLVPPAGAGDPDGFSLQVRINGALKQTVDFSTLVRPAPQLLADVGEFMTLRPGDVLMLGCDALPGGRRPLARAGDRIEISAPAFGTMTHTLTAEAA is encoded by the coding sequence CGGCACCCTGCTGAACTTCCAGGGCGAGGTGGCCCAGTGGGCGGCACGCATGAGCGAGGCGCCCTACAAGGCCCCGCCCCGCGCGCCCGTGCTGTACGTGAAGCCCGCCAACACCTGGAGCGCCGATGGCGCGGCCATTGCCGTGCCCGCGCGCGTGCCCGAGGTGGAGGTGGGCGCCACCGTGGCCATGGTGATGGGAGAGGCCGGCGCCGTGGCGGGCTATGTGCTCATGAACGACCTGTCCGTTCCGCATGCCAGCTTCTTCCGCCCGCCGGTCAAGTTCAAGTGCCTTGATGGCTTCCTGGGCATTGGGGCCAGCTTGGTGCCGCCGGCCGGGGCCGGCGATCCGGACGGCTTCTCGCTGCAGGTGCGCATCAACGGCGCGCTGAAGCAGACGGTCGACTTTTCCACGCTGGTGCGCCCGGCCCCGCAGTTGCTGGCCGACGTGGGCGAATTCATGACGCTGCGCCCCGGTGACGTGCTGATGCTGGGCTGCGACGCCTTGCCCGGGGGCCGCCGGCCGCTGGCCCGCGCGGGCGATCGCATCGAGATCAGCGCGCCGGCATTCGGCACGATGACCCACACCCTGACGGCGGAGGCCGCATGA
- a CDS encoding fumarylacetoacetate hydrolase family protein: MKHARVIHQGTAHNATERDGQLLLDNGQLVTFDAVTWLPPLAPTPRPRTILALGLNYADHARELEFKAPEEPLVFIKGEGTLTGHRQFTRRPPDVTFMHYECELTLVVGKTARHVKRDDAYDFIGGYTVANDYAIRDYLENWYRPNLRVKNRDTCTPLGPWRVDTADVPNPMALALQTTVNGQVTQSGNTRDMIFDAPFLMEYFSSFMTLQPGDLILTGTPDGVVDCRPGDVVVTTIEGVGELINTIQ; the protein is encoded by the coding sequence ATGAAGCACGCACGCGTGATCCACCAGGGCACGGCGCACAACGCCACCGAGCGCGACGGGCAGCTGCTGCTGGACAACGGCCAGCTCGTCACCTTCGACGCCGTGACCTGGCTGCCGCCGCTCGCGCCCACGCCGCGCCCGCGCACCATCCTCGCGCTGGGCCTGAACTATGCCGACCACGCCAGGGAGCTGGAGTTCAAGGCGCCTGAAGAGCCGCTGGTGTTCATCAAGGGGGAAGGCACGCTGACCGGCCACCGCCAGTTCACGCGCCGCCCGCCCGATGTGACATTCATGCACTACGAGTGCGAGCTGACCCTGGTGGTCGGCAAGACGGCCCGCCACGTGAAGCGCGACGATGCGTATGACTTCATCGGCGGCTACACCGTGGCCAACGACTACGCCATCCGCGACTACCTGGAGAACTGGTACCGGCCCAACCTGCGCGTGAAGAACCGCGACACCTGCACGCCGCTGGGCCCCTGGCGGGTGGACACGGCCGACGTGCCCAACCCCATGGCGCTGGCCCTGCAGACCACGGTCAATGGCCAGGTCACGCAAAGCGGCAACACGCGCGACATGATTTTTGACGCGCCCTTTCTCATGGAGTACTTCAGCAGCTTCATGACGCTGCAGCCCGGCGACCTGATCCTCACCGGCACGCCCGATGGCGTGGTCGATTGCCGGCCTGGCGACGTGGTCGTGACCACCATCGAAGGCGTGGGCGAACTCATCAACACCATCCAGTAA
- the hpaE gene encoding 5-carboxymethyl-2-hydroxymuconate semialdehyde dehydrogenase, translated as MQQVNHLINGKSVPGPRYFETLNPATQDVLAEVAEGGEAEVHAAVAAARDAFPKWAATPAAERARIVRKLGDLIAAHVPEIAQTETNDCGQVIAQTGKQLIPRAADNFHYFAEMCTRVDGHTYPTPTHLNYTLFHPVGVCALISPWNVPFMTATWKVAPCLAFGNTAVLKMSELSPLTAARLGELALEAGIPPGVLNLVHGYGKDAGEPLVKHPDVRAISFTGSTATGNRIVQQAGLKKFSMELGGKSPFVIFDDADLDRALDAAVFMIFSNNGERCTAGSRILVQQSIYADFAAKFAARAKKIRVGDPLDDKTIVGPMISQGHLAKVRSYIELGPKEGATMLCGGLGQPDLPERVKKGNYVLPTVFADVDNRMRIAQEEIFGPVACLIPFKDEADAIRLANDIQYGLSSYVWTENLGRAHRVAAAVEAGMCFVNSQNVRDLRQPFGGTKASGTGREGGTWSYEVFCEPKNVAVSLGSHHIPHWGV; from the coding sequence ATGCAACAAGTCAACCACCTCATCAACGGCAAATCCGTCCCGGGCCCGCGCTACTTTGAAACCTTGAACCCGGCCACGCAGGACGTGCTGGCCGAAGTGGCCGAGGGCGGCGAGGCCGAGGTCCATGCCGCCGTGGCCGCCGCCAGGGACGCCTTCCCCAAATGGGCCGCCACGCCCGCGGCCGAGCGCGCCAGGATCGTCCGCAAACTGGGTGACCTGATTGCGGCCCATGTGCCCGAGATCGCCCAGACCGAGACCAACGACTGCGGCCAGGTGATTGCACAGACCGGCAAGCAGCTGATCCCGCGGGCGGCCGACAACTTCCATTACTTCGCCGAGATGTGCACGCGCGTCGATGGCCACACCTACCCCACGCCCACCCACCTGAACTACACGCTGTTCCACCCCGTGGGCGTGTGTGCGCTGATCAGCCCGTGGAACGTGCCCTTCATGACCGCCACCTGGAAGGTGGCGCCCTGCCTGGCCTTTGGCAACACGGCCGTGCTCAAGATGAGCGAGCTGAGCCCGCTCACGGCCGCGCGCCTGGGCGAGCTGGCGCTGGAGGCCGGCATTCCACCCGGCGTGCTGAACCTGGTGCATGGCTATGGCAAGGACGCGGGCGAGCCCCTGGTCAAGCACCCTGATGTGCGCGCCATCTCGTTCACCGGCTCCACGGCCACGGGCAACCGCATCGTGCAGCAGGCGGGGCTGAAGAAGTTCAGCATGGAGCTGGGCGGCAAGAGCCCCTTCGTGATCTTTGACGATGCCGACCTGGACCGCGCGCTCGACGCCGCCGTGTTCATGATCTTCAGCAACAACGGCGAGCGCTGCACGGCGGGCAGCCGCATCCTGGTGCAGCAAAGCATTTACGCCGACTTCGCCGCGAAGTTTGCCGCGCGCGCGAAGAAGATCCGCGTGGGCGACCCGCTCGATGACAAGACCATCGTCGGCCCCATGATCAGCCAGGGCCACCTGGCCAAGGTGCGCAGCTACATTGAACTCGGCCCCAAGGAGGGCGCGACGATGCTGTGCGGCGGCCTGGGCCAGCCCGACCTGCCGGAGCGCGTCAAAAAGGGCAACTACGTGCTGCCCACCGTATTTGCCGATGTGGACAACCGCATGCGCATTGCCCAGGAGGAAATCTTCGGACCCGTGGCCTGCCTGATCCCGTTCAAGGACGAGGCCGACGCGATCCGCCTGGCCAACGACATCCAGTACGGCCTGTCCAGCTATGTGTGGACCGAGAACCTGGGCCGCGCCCACCGTGTGGCGGCGGCGGTGGAAGCGGGCATGTGCTTCGTCAACAGCCAGAACGTGCGCGATTTGCGCCAGCCGTTTGGCGGCACCAAGGCATCCGGCACGGGGCGTGAGGGCGGCACCTGGAGTTACGAGGTGTTCTGCGAGCCCAAGAACGTGGCGGTGTCTTTGGGGTCGCATCACATTCCGCATTGGGGGGTTTAG
- the hpaD gene encoding 3,4-dihydroxyphenylacetate 2,3-dioxygenase yields MGKLALAAKITHVPSMYLSELDGPRKGTRQDAIDGHLEIDRRCRAAGVDTIVVFDTHWLVNANYHINCAPHFKGLYTSNELPHFISNMGFEFPGNPALGQLLARVCNAWGVETLAHDATTLNPEYGTLVPMRYMNTDQHYKVVSVSALCQAHYLNDSARLGWAIRRAIEDEYDGTVAILASGSLSHRFAQNGLAPEYGFRIWSPFLEHLDRDVVRMWEQAEWKDFCTMLPEYASKGHGEGFMHDTAMLLGALGWSDYDGKAEVVTPYFGASGTGQINAIFPVTPQGGNAIPAAQASSAQGYTNVNQRL; encoded by the coding sequence ATGGGCAAGCTAGCACTGGCCGCCAAGATCACCCATGTCCCGTCGATGTACCTCAGTGAGCTGGACGGTCCGCGCAAGGGCACGCGGCAGGACGCCATCGATGGCCACCTGGAAATTGACCGGCGCTGCCGCGCAGCCGGCGTGGACACCATCGTGGTGTTTGACACGCACTGGCTGGTCAACGCCAATTACCACATCAACTGCGCGCCGCACTTCAAGGGCCTGTACACCAGCAACGAGCTGCCGCACTTCATCAGCAACATGGGCTTCGAGTTTCCGGGCAACCCGGCCCTGGGCCAGCTGCTGGCCCGGGTGTGCAACGCCTGGGGCGTGGAAACACTGGCCCATGACGCCACCACGCTCAACCCTGAGTACGGCACCCTGGTGCCCATGCGCTACATGAACACCGACCAGCACTACAAGGTGGTGTCGGTGTCGGCGCTGTGCCAAGCGCATTACCTCAACGACAGCGCACGCCTGGGCTGGGCCATTCGCCGCGCCATTGAAGACGAGTACGACGGCACCGTGGCCATCCTTGCCAGCGGCTCGCTCTCGCACCGCTTTGCGCAGAACGGCCTGGCGCCTGAATATGGGTTCCGGATCTGGAGCCCGTTTCTGGAGCACCTGGACCGCGACGTGGTGCGCATGTGGGAGCAGGCCGAATGGAAGGACTTCTGCACCATGCTGCCCGAGTACGCGTCCAAGGGCCATGGCGAAGGCTTCATGCACGACACGGCCATGCTGCTGGGCGCGCTGGGCTGGTCGGACTATGACGGCAAGGCCGAGGTCGTGACGCCCTACTTCGGCGCCTCGGGCACGGGGCAGATCAACGCCATCTTCCCGGTCACGCCGCAGGGCGGCAATGCCATTCCCGCCGCGCAGGCCTCGTCTGCGCAGGGCTACACCAACGTCAACCAGCGGCTCTGA
- a CDS encoding 5-carboxymethyl-2-hydroxymuconate isomerase, with the protein MPHLVILYTPNVDALTDMTALCRALADTMLAVRDDEGKQVFPTGGTRVLAYPAAHYAVADGGAAGLAAGRGDNYAFVYLNLRMGAGRSDATKKRAGDALLARTTAHFDPLMAQNLIGITVQVDESPGQVYDGKHSNLHPLFNKN; encoded by the coding sequence ATGCCGCACCTCGTCATCCTCTACACCCCCAACGTCGATGCCCTCACCGACATGACGGCGCTGTGCCGTGCGTTGGCCGACACCATGCTCGCGGTGCGCGACGACGAGGGCAAGCAGGTGTTCCCCACGGGCGGCACGCGCGTGCTGGCCTACCCGGCGGCCCACTACGCGGTGGCCGACGGCGGCGCCGCGGGGCTGGCGGCGGGCCGCGGCGACAACTACGCCTTTGTGTACCTGAACCTGCGGATGGGCGCCGGCCGCTCCGACGCTACAAAAAAGAGAGCTGGCGATGCCCTGCTGGCAAGGACTACAGCCCATTTCGACCCATTGATGGCGCAAAACCTCATCGGCATCACCGTGCAGGTGGACGAAAGCCCCGGCCAGGTCTACGACGGCAAGCACAGCAATCTCCACCCCCTGTTCAACAAGAATTGA
- the hpaH gene encoding 2-oxo-hepta-3-ene-1,7-dioic acid hydratase, with product MLSPEIIARLAAELHQSEKSRIQVEHFSRRYPTMTIEDGYAISREWMKLKRAEGRTVRGHKIGLTSRAMQISSQIDEPDYGTLLDDMFFEPGDIPAARFIAPRVEVELAFVLKSRLQGAHVSIDDVLDATEYVTPAIEIIDARIEQFDRHTKVMRKVFDTISDNAANAGIVLGGRQVAPRSVDLPWCGAILRQNGVVEETGLAAGVQGHPAIGVAWLAMKLAPWGECLQPGQVVLAGSFTRPVAAQAGDSFDADYGPLGRFAFRFT from the coding sequence ATGCTCAGCCCCGAAATCATCGCCAGGCTCGCCGCCGAACTGCACCAGAGCGAGAAGTCCCGCATCCAGGTGGAGCACTTCTCGCGGCGCTACCCGACCATGACCATCGAGGACGGCTACGCGATCTCCCGCGAGTGGATGAAACTCAAGCGCGCCGAGGGGCGCACCGTGCGCGGCCACAAGATCGGCCTGACCTCGCGCGCCATGCAGATCTCCAGCCAGATCGATGAGCCTGACTACGGCACGCTGCTCGATGACATGTTCTTCGAGCCCGGCGACATCCCCGCGGCGCGCTTCATCGCGCCGCGCGTGGAAGTGGAACTGGCCTTTGTGCTCAAGAGCCGGCTGCAGGGCGCCCACGTGAGCATCGACGACGTGCTGGACGCCACCGAGTACGTCACCCCCGCCATCGAGATCATCGACGCGCGCATCGAGCAGTTCGACCGCCACACCAAGGTCATGCGCAAGGTGTTCGACACCATCAGCGACAACGCGGCCAACGCCGGCATCGTGCTGGGCGGCCGCCAGGTCGCGCCGCGCTCGGTGGACCTGCCCTGGTGCGGCGCCATCCTGCGCCAGAACGGCGTGGTGGAAGAAACCGGCCTGGCCGCCGGCGTGCAGGGCCACCCCGCCATTGGCGTGGCCTGGCTGGCCATGAAGCTCGCCCCCTGGGGTGAGTGCCTGCAGCCCGGCCAGGTGGTGCTGGCGGGCTCGTTCACGCGCCCCGTTGCCGCCCAGGCCGGGGACAGCTTCGACGCCGACTACGGCCCGCTGGGCCGGTTCGCATTCCGCTTCACCTGA
- a CDS encoding tripartite tricarboxylate transporter substrate binding protein → MTSFVLFLRIAFTSLVTLTLWLASPASAQPGDFPNKPLRWLVGFPAGGGTDFLARTVGQQLSRQLGQPVLIDNKPGAASSIAAETAARSPADGYTLLTGDNAVLVFNPVLYKKLGYDPQRDFAPLGLMARFPLILAVHPGSGITSVQQWIQEVKKAPGQFSYASPGIGTPHHLAMELIKQRLGLFIVHVPYRGAAPAVQDVAGGQVPMMIVESAGGLPMIKAGKLRPLAVVSARRMPVLPDVPTFAELGYKDLEVYAWQGVVVPKATPRAIVDRLSTELQKAVSTPEVRRKLVEFGMEVNPSDATLMTTYMALESALWHPLIRQKGISAD, encoded by the coding sequence ATGACATCGTTCGTTCTTTTCCTGCGCATCGCCTTCACCTCGCTGGTCACCCTGACGCTGTGGCTGGCCAGCCCCGCATCGGCCCAGCCCGGTGACTTCCCGAACAAGCCCCTGCGCTGGCTGGTGGGTTTCCCCGCCGGTGGGGGCACCGACTTTCTCGCCCGCACCGTGGGGCAGCAACTCTCCCGGCAACTGGGCCAGCCCGTGCTGATCGACAACAAGCCCGGCGCGGCCTCCAGCATTGCCGCCGAGACGGCCGCGCGTTCGCCCGCGGATGGCTACACGCTGCTCACGGGCGACAACGCGGTGCTGGTCTTCAATCCCGTCCTCTACAAGAAACTGGGCTACGACCCCCAGCGCGACTTTGCCCCGCTGGGCCTGATGGCGCGCTTCCCGCTCATCCTTGCGGTCCATCCCGGCAGCGGCATCACCTCGGTCCAGCAGTGGATTCAGGAAGTGAAGAAGGCGCCTGGCCAGTTCAGCTACGCCTCGCCCGGCATCGGCACGCCGCACCACCTGGCCATGGAACTGATCAAGCAGCGCCTGGGACTGTTCATCGTGCATGTGCCCTACCGCGGCGCGGCGCCCGCCGTGCAGGACGTGGCGGGCGGACAGGTGCCGATGATGATTGTTGAAAGCGCCGGCGGCCTGCCCATGATCAAGGCCGGCAAGCTAAGGCCGCTGGCCGTGGTGTCCGCCCGCAGAATGCCCGTGCTGCCTGATGTGCCCACCTTCGCGGAGCTGGGCTACAAGGACCTGGAGGTCTATGCCTGGCAGGGCGTGGTCGTGCCGAAGGCCACACCCAGGGCGATCGTGGACCGGCTGTCAACGGAGTTGCAGAAGGCCGTGTCAACGCCCGAGGTGCGCCGCAAGCTGGTGGAGTTTGGCATGGAGGTCAACCCCAGCGACGCCACCCTCATGACCACCTACATGGCCCTGGAATCCGCCCTGTGGCATCCGCTGATAAGACAAAAGGGTATCAGCGCGGACTGA
- a CDS encoding HpcH/HpaI aldolase/citrate lyase family protein, translating into MKLPLNPFKQALAEKRAQIGLWLGLASPYSTEICAGAGFDWLLIDGEHAPNDIHTILAQLQVIAAYPGSHAIARVPMGHGHLGQALIKQYLDIGVQTLLVPMVDTAEQAATLVQSARYPQDGGGGGVRGMGGARASRWGRYPNYAREANAQVCLLVQAETQTALDNLDAIAATDGVDGVFIGPADLSASMGHVGNPGHADVQAAIADAIARITRAGKAAGILTPDEATARKYLALGATFVAVGLDTNLLVKATSALAAAFKSTAAPAPTSKTY; encoded by the coding sequence ATGAAACTCCCCCTCAATCCGTTCAAGCAGGCCCTGGCCGAAAAGCGCGCGCAGATCGGCCTCTGGCTGGGCCTGGCCAGCCCCTACAGCACCGAGATCTGCGCCGGCGCCGGCTTTGACTGGCTGCTCATTGATGGCGAACACGCGCCCAATGACATCCACACCATCCTTGCGCAACTGCAGGTGATTGCGGCCTACCCGGGCTCGCACGCGATTGCGCGGGTGCCCATGGGCCACGGCCATCTGGGCCAGGCACTGATCAAGCAGTACCTGGACATCGGCGTGCAGACCCTGCTGGTGCCCATGGTGGATACCGCCGAGCAGGCCGCCACGCTCGTGCAGTCGGCGCGCTACCCGCAGGACGGCGGGGGCGGCGGCGTGCGCGGCATGGGCGGCGCGCGCGCCTCGCGCTGGGGCCGTTACCCGAACTACGCCAGGGAAGCCAACGCCCAGGTCTGCCTGCTGGTGCAGGCCGAGACGCAGACCGCGCTGGACAACCTCGATGCGATTGCCGCCACCGACGGGGTGGACGGCGTGTTCATCGGCCCGGCGGATCTCTCGGCCTCCATGGGCCATGTGGGCAACCCCGGGCATGCCGATGTGCAGGCCGCCATTGCCGACGCGATTGCCCGCATCACCCGCGCGGGCAAGGCCGCCGGCATCCTCACGCCCGACGAGGCGACGGCGCGCAAGTACCTGGCCCTGGGCGCCACCTTTGTGGCGGTGGGGCTGGACACGAACCTGCTGGTCAAGGCCACCAGTGCGCTGGCCGCGGCGTTCAAGTCCACGGCGGCCCCCGCGCCCACCAGCAAGACCTACTGA
- a CDS encoding dihydroxy-acid dehydratase produces the protein MSDTPRKFRSATIYEGTIRATTRSFLHALGQDEDDITRPHIGVFHTGGEMSPCNLNLRDQAQHAKTGVYAAGGMPHECPVVSVSDGLTMAHSGMRFSLISRELIADSVEASTRGHQWDGIFAIGACDKNLPGLMMGMLRCNVPGVFVHGGSALPGQMPGPYTPAGRGRDLNVVDTYETIGKVLAGDATPDELTRISQACLPTAGACAGQFTANTMGMVGEALGLSPIGSSMVPAVFSERAPLMRRAARTLMAAVMGEAPLPRDIVTRKALENACAVVSATGGSTNAALHIPAIAHEAGIRFHLDDVAEVFARTPLIGDLRPGGKYLARDMYYIGGAQVVMQELLRGGFVHGDALTFTGRTLAEELQGANAPDGEVVRTLGQALSRDGGLAVLKGNLCPDGALLKTAGLKTLTHTGPARVFECEEDAQTAVQQMRYAAGDVIVIRNEGPRGSPGMREMLGITALLYGQGMGDKVALLTDGRFSGATRGLCIGYAGPEAADGGPIAALRDGDVVRIDARAGTLGISVDLTADEIHARLAQRVPRPAPRGGLLEKYAASVRPGHQGAVTHSGGVVWLRDDT, from the coding sequence ATGAGCGACACCCCGCGCAAATTCCGCTCCGCCACGATCTACGAGGGCACCATCCGCGCCACCACGCGCAGCTTTCTGCATGCGCTGGGGCAGGACGAGGATGACATCACCCGCCCGCACATCGGCGTGTTCCACACCGGCGGCGAGATGAGCCCGTGCAACCTCAACCTGCGCGACCAGGCCCAGCACGCCAAGACCGGGGTCTACGCGGCCGGCGGCATGCCGCATGAATGCCCGGTGGTGTCGGTGAGCGACGGCCTGACCATGGCGCATTCGGGCATGCGCTTCTCGCTGATCTCGCGCGAGCTGATCGCCGACAGCGTGGAGGCCTCCACCCGCGGCCACCAGTGGGACGGCATCTTTGCCATCGGCGCCTGCGACAAGAACCTGCCGGGCCTGATGATGGGCATGCTGCGCTGCAATGTGCCTGGCGTTTTTGTGCACGGCGGCTCGGCGCTGCCGGGCCAGATGCCGGGGCCGTACACGCCCGCGGGCCGGGGCCGCGACCTCAACGTGGTCGACACCTACGAGACCATTGGCAAGGTGCTGGCCGGCGACGCCACGCCGGACGAACTCACCCGCATCAGCCAGGCCTGCCTGCCCACGGCCGGTGCCTGCGCCGGCCAGTTCACCGCCAACACCATGGGCATGGTGGGCGAGGCGCTGGGCCTGTCGCCCATCGGCTCGAGCATGGTGCCCGCCGTGTTCAGCGAACGGGCGCCCCTGATGCGCCGCGCCGCCAGAACCTTGATGGCCGCCGTGATGGGCGAGGCCCCGCTGCCGCGCGACATCGTCACGCGCAAGGCGCTGGAGAACGCCTGCGCCGTGGTGTCGGCCACGGGCGGCTCGACCAACGCGGCGCTGCACATCCCGGCCATCGCGCACGAGGCGGGCATCCGCTTTCACCTGGACGACGTGGCCGAGGTGTTCGCCCGCACGCCGCTGATCGGCGACCTGCGCCCCGGCGGCAAATACCTGGCGCGCGACATGTACTACATCGGTGGCGCCCAGGTCGTGATGCAGGAACTGCTGCGCGGCGGCTTTGTGCATGGCGACGCGCTCACCTTCACCGGCCGCACGCTGGCCGAGGAACTGCAGGGCGCCAATGCGCCCGACGGCGAAGTGGTGCGCACGCTCGGGCAGGCGCTGAGCCGCGACGGCGGGCTGGCCGTGCTCAAGGGCAACCTCTGCCCCGATGGCGCGCTGCTCAAGACCGCCGGCCTCAAGACCTTGACGCACACCGGCCCGGCCCGCGTCTTCGAGTGCGAGGAAGACGCCCAGACTGCCGTGCAGCAGATGCGCTATGCGGCGGGTGACGTGATCGTGATCCGTAACGAGGGCCCGCGCGGCAGCCCCGGCATGCGCGAGATGCTGGGCATCACCGCGCTGCTGTATGGCCAGGGCATGGGCGACAAGGTGGCCCTGCTGACCGACGGCCGCTTCTCGGGCGCCACCCGCGGCCTGTGCATTGGCTACGCCGGCCCCGAGGCCGCCGACGGCGGGCCGATTGCCGCGCTGCGCGATGGCGACGTGGTGCGCATCGATGCCCGCGCCGGCACGCTCGGCATCAGCGTGGACCTGACCGCCGACGAGATCCATGCCCGGCTCGCGCAGCGCGTGCCGCGCCCGGCCCCGCGCGGCGGCCTGCTTGAAAAATACGCCGCCAGCGTGCGGCCCGGCCATCAGGGCGCCGTGACCCACTCGGGCGGCGTGGTCTGGCTGCGCGACGACACCTGA
- a CDS encoding class II aldolase/adducin family protein translates to MNAVLKPNASMHADEWQARVQLAACYRVFAMLGWTEMIYNHITVRLPRSVAGEDKQFLINPFGLHYSEVTASNLLKIDVRGKKLDDNPWPVNPAGFTVHAAIHEGLPDAHCVMHTHTTAGIAVASTQGGLAQNNFYSAQLHDLVAYHDFEGITIHADEAPRLLKNIGGKPVVILRNHGLLSWGATLPLALVRLWTLNRACEIQVAQAALGPAIAVPEAVARKTTHDSFQFDAQFGAGQDVFDALVRQVDRIDDSYKN, encoded by the coding sequence ATGAATGCCGTTCTCAAACCCAACGCCTCGATGCATGCCGACGAATGGCAGGCACGGGTCCAGCTGGCGGCCTGCTACCGCGTGTTTGCCATGCTCGGCTGGACCGAGATGATCTACAACCACATCACCGTGCGCCTGCCCCGCAGCGTGGCGGGTGAGGACAAGCAGTTCCTGATCAACCCCTTCGGCCTGCACTACAGCGAGGTCACGGCCAGCAACCTGCTCAAGATCGACGTCAGGGGCAAGAAGCTGGACGACAACCCCTGGCCCGTGAACCCCGCCGGCTTCACCGTGCATGCCGCCATCCACGAAGGACTGCCCGATGCCCACTGCGTGATGCACACCCACACCACGGCCGGCATCGCCGTGGCCAGCACCCAGGGCGGGCTGGCGCAGAACAATTTCTATTCCGCGCAACTGCACGACCTGGTGGCCTACCACGACTTTGAAGGCATCACCATCCACGCCGACGAGGCGCCGCGGCTGCTGAAGAACATCGGCGGCAAGCCGGTGGTGATCCTGCGCAACCACGGCCTGCTGTCCTGGGGCGCGACGCTGCCGCTGGCCCTGGTGCGGCTGTGGACACTGAACCGCGCCTGCGAAATCCAGGTGGCGCAGGCCGCGCTGGGCCCCGCGATTGCCGTGCCCGAGGCCGTGGCGCGCAAGACCACCCACGACTCGTTCCAGTTCGACGCGCAGTTTGGCGCCGGGCAGGATGTGTTCGACGCGCTGGTCCGGCAGGTGGACCGGATCGACGACAGCTATAAAAACTAG
- a CDS encoding 2-dehydropantoate 2-reductase — MNKVCIYGAGAIGGWIGVKLGQAGCAVSVVARGQTLAAIQANGLRLQQGDETQAVSVQASANPADLGVQDLVIVAVKAPAMADVAQAIGPLLAPDTMVLTAMNGVPWWFFEGFGGPLAGTRLKAVDPEGAIARAIPGRHIVGCVVHASCSLNGPGFVKHHFGNRLIIGEPSGEKTARVQQLVALLTQAGHETVLSEQIQKDAWYKLWGNMTVNPVSAMTGATTDLILNDDLVRGFISSVMLEAREIGARIGIPIADQPEDRHQMTRKLGAFKTSMLQDVEAGKAVELDALVTVVRELGALTGVPTPFTDALLGLSRLHARVHGLY; from the coding sequence ATCAACAAAGTCTGTATTTACGGGGCCGGCGCCATCGGCGGCTGGATCGGGGTGAAGCTCGGGCAGGCCGGCTGCGCCGTGAGCGTGGTCGCGCGCGGCCAGACGCTGGCGGCCATTCAGGCCAACGGCCTGCGGCTGCAGCAGGGCGACGAGACGCAAGCCGTGTCCGTGCAGGCCAGCGCGAACCCGGCGGATCTGGGCGTGCAGGATCTGGTGATCGTCGCCGTCAAGGCCCCGGCCATGGCCGACGTGGCGCAAGCCATTGGCCCGCTGCTGGCTCCCGACACGATGGTGCTCACCGCCATGAACGGCGTGCCCTGGTGGTTCTTTGAAGGGTTTGGCGGCCCGCTGGCCGGCACCCGGCTCAAGGCCGTGGACCCCGAAGGCGCAATTGCCCGCGCCATCCCGGGCCGCCACATCGTGGGCTGCGTGGTGCACGCGAGCTGCTCGCTCAACGGCCCCGGGTTTGTGAAGCACCACTTTGGCAACCGGCTGATCATTGGCGAGCCGTCGGGCGAAAAGACGGCGCGCGTGCAACAGCTGGTGGCGCTGCTCACGCAAGCCGGCCATGAAACCGTGCTCTCGGAGCAGATCCAGAAAGACGCCTGGTACAAGCTGTGGGGCAACATGACCGTCAACCCGGTGAGCGCCATGACCGGCGCGACCACCGACCTCATCCTCAATGACGACCTGGTGCGCGGCTTCATCTCCAGCGTGATGCTAGAAGCGCGCGAGATCGGCGCGCGCATCGGCATCCCGATTGCCGACCAGCCCGAAGACCGGCACCAGATGACGCGCAAGCTCGGCGCCTTCAAGACCTCGATGCTGCAGGACGTGGAGGCCGGCAAGGCGGTGGAGCTGGATGCGCTGGTGACCGTGGTCAGGGAACTGGGCGCGCTGACGGGTGTACCGACACCTTTTACTGACGCGCTGCTCGGCCTGAGCCGCCTGCATGCAAGAGTCCACGGCCTGTATTAG